The proteins below come from a single Eubacterium limosum genomic window:
- a CDS encoding Gx transporter family protein, producing MENKTRRLVVIALYTALALILSYLESLVPIPMPVPGAKVGLPNIVTLISLLTLGTPLTLLIVTARIFLSGFLFGSMSAILYSLAGGLLSLGVMALLLKAAREKLSLITISLLGAVSHNLGQLAVAAAVVQNMNLFWSYLPFLMLLAIPTGIVVGVAANLLYRQLQKINLFK from the coding sequence ATGGAAAACAAAACGCGCCGCCTGGTCGTCATTGCCCTGTACACCGCACTGGCTTTAATTCTCAGCTATCTGGAATCCCTGGTGCCCATCCCCATGCCTGTGCCCGGAGCCAAGGTCGGCCTGCCCAACATCGTGACCCTCATCTCACTGCTGACTCTGGGTACTCCCCTGACCCTGCTCATCGTCACCGCACGGATCTTTTTATCCGGCTTTTTATTTGGCAGCATGAGCGCGATTCTCTACTCCCTGGCCGGAGGACTCCTGAGCCTTGGGGTGATGGCCCTGCTTTTAAAGGCCGCCAGAGAAAAGCTCTCCCTCATCACCATCAGCCTGCTCGGCGCAGTGTCCCACAACCTGGGCCAGCTGGCCGTAGCGGCCGCTGTGGTACAAAATATGAACCTGTTCTGGTCTTATCTGCCCTTTCTTATGCTGCTCGCCATCCCGACAGGGATCGTGGTAGGCGTAGCGGCGAACCTTTTGTACCGGCAGCTTCAGAAAATCAATCTATTTAAATAA
- a CDS encoding response regulator transcription factor, with protein MESINILIVEDDVNISNMLVDLLTHSGYTADTAYSGTEALFCLEKKSYALILLDLMLPGMSGEEVLKSLRQTSDTLVIAVSAKDDSPTKISLLKNGADDYITKPFNNEELLARIEALLRRNSGNTSLSGKTLTYKGLTLNPSTYEVYLKGQPLSLTKREYKILELLMQNPQRVFSKNVIYETVWEDLFLGEDNAINVHISNLRQKLAKIDPDEAYIQTVWGIGFKMK; from the coding sequence ATGGAATCCATCAATATCTTGATCGTCGAGGACGATGTCAACATCAGCAACATGCTCGTGGATCTGCTGACACACAGCGGCTATACGGCAGATACCGCCTATTCTGGTACCGAGGCCTTATTCTGCCTTGAAAAGAAAAGCTATGCTTTAATCCTTCTGGATTTAATGCTCCCGGGAATGAGCGGCGAGGAAGTGCTGAAAAGCCTGCGCCAGACCTCGGACACCCTGGTCATCGCCGTGTCCGCAAAGGACGATTCTCCCACCAAGATCAGCCTGCTCAAAAACGGCGCAGATGACTATATTACCAAGCCCTTTAACAACGAAGAGCTTCTGGCCCGTATCGAGGCTCTTTTGCGCCGTAATTCAGGAAATACAAGCCTTTCAGGCAAAACCCTGACCTATAAAGGGCTCACCCTCAACCCCTCTACCTATGAAGTCTACCTGAAAGGGCAGCCCCTGTCACTGACTAAGCGCGAATACAAAATTCTGGAGCTTCTGATGCAAAACCCACAGCGTGTTTTTTCCAAAAATGTCATCTACGAGACTGTCTGGGAGGATTTGTTCCTGGGCGAGGATAACGCCATCAATGTGCACATCAGCAACCTGCGCCAGAAGCTGGCTAAAATCGACCCCGACGAAGCCTATATCCAAACGGTCTGGGGCATTGGCTTTAAAATGAAATAG
- a CDS encoding ABC transporter permease subunit: MLNLLRSDLFKLFKAKSFRVCMILCVALMAFVAVGQLYSADLFSNMSPAALQESENRIEENNSFGIRFGLSNSSENLAKTIEAMQNYNASSFIETALSGSVTTVLMAVFISLYIGADFRDGTLRNTVSKGFKRRDIYLSKLITVMAATFFLVVLAILSAVLFSGLCWGFSSLDSQTVSLLAYRLFLQTLLHLGLASFFVMTAVFIKQTGPTVAVNICLLIFVTAFLSVGNAFHATDFNLLTIWIAEALSSLEFDTVSGLVVLQALALMVVYILLPTLAGIAVFKKRDIM; the protein is encoded by the coding sequence GTGCTTAACCTGCTGCGCTCTGACCTTTTCAAGCTTTTTAAGGCAAAATCCTTCAGGGTCTGCATGATCCTCTGTGTGGCGCTCATGGCCTTTGTCGCTGTTGGACAGCTCTATTCCGCCGATCTTTTTTCAAACATGTCCCCTGCCGCCCTCCAGGAATCTGAGAACCGTATTGAAGAGAACAACAGCTTTGGCATCCGTTTCGGATTGTCGAACAGCTCGGAAAATCTGGCTAAAACGATTGAAGCCATGCAAAATTACAATGCCAGTTCCTTCATCGAAACTGCTCTTTCCGGCAGTGTAACCACGGTTTTAATGGCAGTTTTTATCTCCCTGTACATCGGTGCAGATTTCAGGGATGGAACGCTCCGCAACACTGTGTCGAAGGGCTTTAAAAGACGCGATATCTATCTTTCAAAACTCATCACCGTCATGGCCGCAACCTTCTTTCTCGTTGTGCTGGCCATACTCAGCGCTGTTCTGTTCAGCGGCCTGTGCTGGGGCTTTAGCTCCCTGGATTCACAGACTGTCAGTCTGCTGGCTTACCGGCTCTTTTTACAGACCCTGCTGCACCTCGGGCTGGCTTCCTTCTTTGTCATGACCGCTGTATTCATCAAACAGACCGGCCCCACCGTAGCCGTCAACATCTGTCTGCTTATTTTTGTCACCGCCTTTTTATCTGTCGGCAACGCTTTTCACGCCACAGATTTTAACCTGCTCACCATCTGGATCGCCGAAGCGCTTTCCAGCCTTGAATTTGACACAGTCAGCGGCCTGGTCGTACTTCAAGCCCTGGCGCTTATGGTGGTTTATATTTTATTGCCCACGCTGGCAGGCATTGCCGTTTTCAAAAAACGGGACATTATGTGA
- a CDS encoding helix-turn-helix domain-containing protein has protein sequence MAIVLRLDRVMADRKISLNELAKQVGISNVNLSNLKTGKVKAIRFSTLNAICDVLDCQPGDILEYIRDEKEDAI, from the coding sequence ATGGCTATTGTTTTAAGACTGGACCGTGTGATGGCAGATCGAAAAATATCCCTCAACGAGCTGGCAAAACAGGTTGGCATTTCCAATGTCAACCTGTCCAATTTAAAGACCGGCAAGGTTAAAGCCATTCGCTTTTCGACCCTCAACGCAATCTGTGATGTCCTTGACTGCCAGCCCGGCGATATTCTGGAATACATTCGCGATGAAAAAGAAGATGCAATATAA
- a CDS encoding ATP-binding cassette domain-containing protein — protein sequence MSTILKTHNLTKIFPPSGFARHKKRKSEGRHAVDHVNMTIRKGDIYGLIGRNGAGKTTLMRLIAGLMPPTEGTMTLFDSTELEQHRKRTGCIIEAPGLYGNMSAPDNLKAHRRLLGITSSTAVADSLEAVGLSSTDRKKVKHFSLGMRQRLGIAMALLGSPDFLILDEPTNGLDPRGIAEIRTVLTQLSQERGVTVLISSHILGELSKLATCFGIMREGMLIDEFNREDLETRCQRCLKMVVDQPKKAAMLIETLLGTDNYDILPENTIRLFDYVDQSGFVNRELNQNGILVESITPVGQDIEAYFMSKMGGEDRA from the coding sequence ATGTCCACTATCCTGAAAACCCATAATCTTACAAAGATCTTTCCACCCTCGGGATTTGCCCGGCATAAAAAACGAAAGAGCGAGGGCCGCCATGCCGTCGACCATGTAAATATGACCATCCGGAAAGGCGATATTTACGGCCTGATCGGGCGAAATGGCGCGGGAAAAACCACCCTCATGCGCCTGATCGCAGGCCTCATGCCCCCGACCGAGGGCACCATGACCCTCTTTGACAGTACAGAGCTGGAACAGCACCGCAAGCGGACAGGCTGTATCATTGAGGCGCCCGGGCTTTACGGCAACATGAGCGCTCCGGATAACCTGAAGGCCCACAGACGTCTGCTTGGCATCACCAGCAGCACCGCTGTTGCCGATTCCCTCGAAGCCGTTGGCCTGAGCAGCACTGACCGCAAAAAGGTCAAGCACTTCTCACTGGGGATGCGCCAGCGCCTCGGTATTGCCATGGCCCTTCTGGGCAGTCCGGACTTTCTCATTCTGGATGAGCCCACCAATGGCCTCGACCCAAGGGGGATTGCGGAAATCCGCACTGTCCTGACACAGCTCAGCCAGGAGCGGGGTGTGACCGTTCTTATTTCAAGCCATATCCTCGGTGAGCTGTCAAAGCTGGCCACCTGCTTCGGCATCATGCGCGAGGGCATGCTCATTGACGAGTTTAACCGGGAGGATCTGGAAACACGCTGTCAGCGCTGCCTGAAAATGGTTGTGGACCAGCCTAAAAAAGCCGCGATGCTCATCGAGACCCTTCTGGGCACGGACAATTATGACATTCTGCCAGAAAACACCATCCGTCTTTTCGACTATGTGGACCAGAGCGGTTTTGTCAACCGGGAGCTTAACCAAAACGGCATCCTGGTCGAATCCATCACGCCGGTCGGGCAGGATATCGAGGCTTATTTTATGTCGAAGATGGGAGGTGAAGACCGTGCTTAA
- a CDS encoding DUF2975 domain-containing protein, whose protein sequence is MIDKQLKALKRSCWVIGDILALVLIIGICILLVQIFLSVYMSFLDDQAFIGIANFQRNHQYFAAISISLPENAAMTKLLSLTSMRTIILDPLLFIPSETPDPAKAAYLIEIWTKLLKNGLLFYSLFLVWQILRRINREISPFQIKTFYQLRLTGILVVAMAIIPRNLEIYAANLFFKSTLWFSDNSTPMLIMLFGIVILAIAYIFRYGTYLQQESDETL, encoded by the coding sequence ATGATTGATAAACAATTAAAAGCTTTAAAACGTTCCTGCTGGGTAATCGGTGATATTCTGGCACTTGTTTTAATTATTGGTATCTGTATTTTGTTGGTTCAGATATTTTTATCTGTCTATATGAGCTTTCTAGATGATCAGGCTTTTATTGGAATAGCAAATTTTCAAAGAAATCATCAGTATTTTGCTGCAATTAGTATTTCTTTGCCAGAGAATGCCGCAATGACTAAACTGCTTTCTCTCACATCCATGCGGACAATTATCCTTGACCCACTTCTGTTTATACCTTCTGAGACGCCTGATCCCGCAAAAGCTGCTTATCTAATCGAAATATGGACCAAACTTTTAAAAAACGGACTTCTTTTTTATTCACTTTTTCTGGTATGGCAAATTCTCCGGCGCATCAATAGAGAAATCAGTCCGTTTCAGATAAAAACCTTTTATCAACTCCGTCTCACAGGTATCCTTGTTGTTGCTATGGCCATTATTCCAAGAAATCTGGAAATTTATGCTGCCAATCTCTTTTTTAAAAGCACGCTTTGGTTTTCGGACAACTCAACGCCTATGCTTATTATGCTTTTCGGTATTGTCATTCTTGCCATTGCCTACATCTTCCGCTACGGTACTTACCTTCAGCAGGAATCCGATGAAACCTTATAG
- a CDS encoding EFR1 family ferrodoxin (N-terminal region resembles flavodoxins. C-terminal ferrodoxin region binds two 4Fe-4S clusters.) — MKFNRVWAVYFSATGTTKRLVTAVADNLSQKFGGPCEIFDFTLPEERKAPKSFEADDLVVFGTPVYAGRVPNVLLKYLMTLEGGGAAAVPLVLYGNRDYDDALIELRDILEKTGFHTFTAGAFIGEHSFSDVLAAGRPDGQDMEKARVFAGLTYEKAAAITNIQDASPVAVKGTPAPYRGYYQPRDRKGTPVDIRKVKPLTDDTCTDCKLCSEVCPMGSISHDDVRIYTGICIKCGACIKKCPVHARYYDDAGYLYHKHELEEGLKRRAEPEWFL; from the coding sequence ATGAAATTCAATCGAGTATGGGCCGTGTACTTCAGCGCTACCGGCACCACCAAAAGGCTGGTAACAGCGGTTGCCGATAACCTGTCACAAAAATTTGGGGGACCCTGTGAAATCTTTGACTTTACACTGCCTGAGGAGCGAAAAGCGCCAAAAAGCTTTGAAGCTGACGATCTGGTGGTATTCGGCACACCGGTCTACGCAGGGCGTGTGCCCAATGTACTGCTGAAATACCTGATGACCCTGGAGGGAGGCGGCGCCGCGGCTGTTCCTCTGGTACTCTATGGCAACAGAGACTATGACGATGCCCTGATCGAGCTTCGGGATATCCTTGAAAAAACCGGTTTTCACACGTTTACAGCAGGGGCCTTTATCGGTGAACACTCTTTTTCTGATGTACTGGCAGCCGGACGCCCGGACGGGCAGGATATGGAAAAAGCCCGGGTGTTCGCCGGATTAACCTATGAGAAAGCCGCTGCCATCACCAATATCCAGGATGCCTCACCTGTGGCTGTCAAGGGCACACCAGCCCCATACCGTGGCTATTATCAGCCGCGGGACCGCAAAGGCACTCCCGTAGATATCCGCAAGGTTAAACCGCTTACAGACGACACCTGTACCGACTGTAAGCTATGCTCTGAGGTTTGTCCCATGGGCTCCATCAGCCACGATGATGTGCGGATTTACACAGGCATTTGTATAAAATGCGGCGCCTGTATAAAAAAATGTCCGGTTCACGCGCGTTACTATGATGACGCGGGTTACCTTTACCACAAGCACGAGCTTGAGGAGGGCTTAAAGCGCCGGGCCGAACCGGAATGGTTTCTTTAA
- a CDS encoding RIO1 family regulatory kinase/ATPase — protein sequence MEKNKIFESRRNTVSLEKGQIKKVFSDAEAAQHEWNVLTLLQLRGVTVPEVLDLRENVLYLQYCPGPLLLDRVLELEEKNSAEGLYGLFAELADWFNQFYQAVPGHIRGDVNFRNFIVGVSGITGIDFETLPIGQKETDMGNLLSYYAAYSPAFTTQRTKGAVIMLNAFSEKITLDKSKVLKEMRFAFKRMEMRRKCFDVKRAEGWLRGFEKEV from the coding sequence TTGGAAAAAAATAAAATCTTTGAAAGCCGACGAAATACTGTGAGCCTGGAAAAAGGGCAGATCAAAAAAGTTTTTAGCGACGCCGAAGCAGCACAGCATGAGTGGAACGTCCTCACACTTCTCCAGCTAAGAGGGGTGACGGTGCCGGAAGTTCTCGACTTGCGGGAAAATGTGCTGTATCTGCAGTACTGTCCCGGCCCATTGCTGCTTGACCGAGTGCTTGAGCTGGAGGAAAAAAACAGCGCGGAAGGTCTGTATGGTCTGTTTGCAGAGTTGGCAGACTGGTTTAATCAGTTTTACCAGGCAGTGCCTGGACATATCCGTGGCGATGTCAACTTCAGAAATTTTATTGTCGGCGTTTCAGGCATAACCGGCATTGATTTTGAGACGCTTCCAATCGGACAAAAAGAGACGGATATGGGAAACCTGCTGTCTTATTATGCAGCCTACAGTCCAGCCTTTACCACCCAAAGGACAAAGGGCGCAGTCATAATGCTCAACGCTTTTTCAGAAAAAATTACACTGGATAAAAGCAAGGTTTTGAAAGAAATGCGTTTTGCCTTTAAGCGTATGGAAATGCGGAGAAAGTGTTTTGATGTCAAAAGAGCGGAAGGATGGCTGAGAGGCTTTGAGAAAGAGGTTTGA
- a CDS encoding DUF3795 domain-containing protein, whose product MKMPDTIDADMFAPCGMNCMVCYKHCYHKKPCAGCLNSDKGKPEHCRKCRIKACAMEKGVQYCFECAAYPCKPVKSLEKSYNTRYQASLMENSRRVKESGLEAFMAQQKQLFTCPDCGGVISLHDAECSACGQKLETAGGE is encoded by the coding sequence ATGAAAATGCCAGATACCATTGATGCCGACATGTTCGCTCCCTGTGGAATGAACTGCATGGTCTGTTATAAGCACTGTTACCATAAAAAGCCCTGTGCGGGCTGTCTGAACAGTGACAAAGGAAAGCCAGAGCACTGCAGGAAGTGCAGGATCAAGGCATGCGCCATGGAAAAGGGGGTTCAATATTGCTTTGAATGCGCAGCGTATCCCTGCAAGCCTGTAAAATCCCTTGAAAAAAGCTATAACACCCGATACCAAGCCAGCCTGATGGAAAACAGCCGCCGGGTTAAGGAATCAGGGCTGGAGGCTTTTATGGCACAGCAGAAGCAGTTGTTTACCTGTCCAGACTGCGGCGGGGTCATTTCATTACACGACGCAGAATGCAGTGCGTGCGGACAGAAGCTTGAAACAGCGGGCGGGGAATAA
- a CDS encoding SWIM zinc finger family protein, whose product MKKWEDFFTKDILDNGYELFTNDQVLEAVRCDNGYEAVVRDTKDYRVMIETEFGEVAAMHCDCTYASEGTHCKHMAAALFALTESVSETFRDPWQFENTELYALVQGARENELRDFIYELACTDRNLANRLWLRFFKGESIEELRPLERSLNAICKKYLGLEQFIPYWDVKDFCEEVEQFYNDNLEALMVREHYGSAFDFTAMVYTKLCQIEIDDSDGDIDFIAQDCAEGWMKILTHINDEAEERRMHHWFMNRLGGDTLDYLEDYVFDVFMKWNWKPVLLAESMKTVDWLIRNATQERLDYWLETYVVCRVQLMEKMELPREAIEAYQKKYWRFSGIRNTAISLKIKYGEMDAAIGMINESMEMDRDDPAKIDEYQRVLVWLYEKLGRPEALKKALAEMLVGEDFVNLEDFKKLKALCGEAEWHELREEIFKAVDYGHNLRDLYEEEGLCELLLESIRSQGELSDLDYYEETLKAGCPEDTLELYAELLKAMVKKAANRRKYQQIVDYLRKMQDYPGGPEKVRILTADWRLRYAKRRALIEELEEL is encoded by the coding sequence ATGAAAAAATGGGAAGATTTTTTTACAAAAGATATTTTAGATAATGGATATGAACTTTTTACAAACGACCAGGTTCTGGAGGCAGTGCGCTGTGATAATGGCTATGAGGCAGTGGTGCGCGATACAAAAGACTACCGGGTGATGATCGAAACAGAATTTGGCGAGGTCGCTGCCATGCACTGCGATTGTACCTATGCGTCAGAGGGCACTCACTGCAAACATATGGCGGCAGCGCTTTTTGCCCTGACGGAAAGTGTATCCGAGACGTTCAGGGACCCATGGCAGTTTGAAAACACTGAGCTGTACGCCCTTGTACAGGGGGCGAGAGAAAATGAGCTCAGAGATTTTATCTACGAGCTGGCCTGCACGGACAGGAACCTTGCAAACCGCCTCTGGCTCCGCTTTTTTAAGGGGGAGAGCATTGAGGAGCTTCGCCCTCTGGAACGCTCTCTAAACGCCATTTGCAAGAAATATCTGGGGCTGGAGCAGTTTATTCCATACTGGGATGTAAAAGACTTTTGTGAGGAGGTTGAGCAGTTTTATAATGATAATCTTGAGGCCCTGATGGTCCGGGAGCACTATGGGAGTGCCTTTGATTTTACCGCCATGGTTTACACCAAGCTCTGCCAGATAGAGATTGATGACTCCGACGGAGATATTGATTTTATTGCCCAGGACTGCGCAGAGGGATGGATGAAAATCCTGACTCATATCAATGATGAGGCAGAAGAGCGGAGGATGCACCATTGGTTTATGAATCGTCTGGGCGGCGACACGCTCGACTATCTTGAGGACTATGTCTTTGATGTCTTTATGAAATGGAACTGGAAGCCGGTGCTGCTTGCCGAGAGCATGAAAACCGTGGACTGGCTCATCCGGAACGCCACACAGGAGCGGCTCGATTACTGGCTTGAAACCTATGTTGTCTGCCGGGTACAGCTCATGGAAAAAATGGAGCTGCCAAGGGAAGCCATCGAGGCCTACCAGAAAAAATACTGGCGTTTTTCCGGAATACGGAATACCGCCATTTCCCTGAAAATCAAGTATGGTGAGATGGACGCCGCCATTGGGATGATCAATGAGAGTATGGAGATGGACCGGGATGACCCAGCCAAAATTGATGAATATCAGCGTGTGCTGGTTTGGCTGTATGAAAAGTTGGGCAGGCCCGAAGCCCTGAAAAAGGCACTGGCAGAAATGCTGGTGGGCGAGGATTTTGTCAATCTGGAGGATTTCAAAAAGCTAAAGGCTCTCTGCGGCGAGGCGGAATGGCACGAGCTTCGTGAAGAAATATTCAAAGCCGTGGATTATGGACATAATCTGCGCGACCTGTATGAGGAAGAGGGACTGTGTGAGCTTCTTCTGGAAAGCATCCGCAGCCAGGGAGAGCTTTCCGACTTGGATTACTATGAGGAAACGCTTAAGGCAGGATGCCCTGAGGACACTCTGGAGCTCTACGCCGAGCTTTTAAAGGCGATGGTTAAGAAGGCGGCAAACCGAAGAAAGTATCAGCAGATCGTGGATTATCTGAGAAAAATGCAGGACTACCCCGGCGGGCCAGAAAAAGTAAGGATCCTGACTGCGGATTGGCGTCTCCGTTATGCTAAACGGCGCGCACTTATTGAAGAGCTTGAAGAACTTTGA
- a CDS encoding VOC family protein gives MTGVEIDMVVTDSLKALELYEKLFEVKRIEVTDYPKGTNEAVFTIYDTRFHMLDENPEYQLIAPKPGQPQSVWFNVLVPDIQAVYDKAMAAGCAEIQPVTEMPEMGAANAMFSDTFGYVWMLHQIHREVSFKERCKAMEEKQK, from the coding sequence ATGACAGGCGTAGAAATCGATATGGTTGTGACCGACAGCCTGAAAGCCCTGGAGCTGTATGAAAAACTATTTGAGGTTAAGCGTATAGAGGTGACCGATTACCCGAAAGGTACCAATGAAGCAGTCTTTACCATCTACGATACCCGCTTCCACATGCTGGACGAAAACCCTGAGTACCAGCTAATCGCGCCAAAGCCCGGCCAGCCCCAGTCTGTCTGGTTTAATGTGCTGGTGCCAGACATTCAGGCGGTCTACGATAAGGCCATGGCAGCTGGCTGTGCTGAGATCCAGCCCGTTACCGAGATGCCTGAAATGGGCGCCGCAAACGCCATGTTTTCCGACACTTTTGGCTATGTCTGGATGCTCCACCAGATCCACCGGGAGGTGAGCTTTAAGGAGCGCTGTAAAGCCATGGAGGAAAAGCAGAAATAA
- a CDS encoding NusG domain II-containing protein — protein sequence MKKRDLIIIAGVVAVALIAFGIFHLMNNKSSGLMLRVSQNGEVIRTLPLSQDHTETITSDLGSNTIVIKDRSARVESADCDNQVCVHSPAIQSPGETIACLPHRLILEIIQEP from the coding sequence ATGAAAAAACGTGATCTGATCATTATTGCCGGGGTTGTGGCCGTTGCCCTCATCGCCTTCGGTATCTTCCACCTCATGAACAACAAGAGCTCCGGCCTTATGCTGCGGGTCAGCCAGAACGGCGAGGTTATCCGCACGCTGCCGCTTAGTCAGGACCATACCGAAACCATCACCAGCGATCTCGGCAGCAACACCATTGTCATTAAAGACCGCAGCGCCCGGGTCGAAAGCGCAGACTGCGATAACCAGGTGTGTGTGCACAGCCCGGCGATCCAGTCCCCTGGAGAGACCATTGCCTGCCTGCCCCACCGGCTGATTCTTGAAATCATACAGGAGCCTTAA
- a CDS encoding sensor histidine kinase: protein MEVSLIILCIILGAAALFSIIHSLLLKRQIRDIIRQNHFIQNEDTNLPITAAMPDKEVEALIESINTLLETHRQFEIRMTQANRSFKNSITSISHDLRTPLTSASGYIQMLQDFDLPEETRAEYLEIVQQRIQAVRKLLDQLFEFARIEADELVLAEEPVNLGNVLRDTLALFYNDFCSQDSEPEIQIPDDPFIVTGDADAFKRIFSNILSNALTHGEGHFSIKAVLADCAINITFENSTHSITPDDLPCIFDRFYTTDVSRSRKTTGLGLSIAKRLATRMGGSISASLDDDVFGIHLQFSLK, encoded by the coding sequence ATGGAAGTATCACTCATTATACTCTGCATTATCCTCGGGGCAGCCGCCCTCTTTTCCATTATTCACAGTCTGCTTTTGAAAAGGCAGATCCGGGATATTATACGGCAAAATCATTTTATACAAAATGAGGATACCAACCTGCCCATCACTGCCGCCATGCCCGATAAGGAGGTGGAGGCTCTGATCGAAAGCATCAATACTCTGCTGGAGACCCACCGCCAGTTTGAAATCCGCATGACTCAGGCAAACCGCAGTTTTAAAAACAGCATCACAAGCATTTCACACGACCTGCGTACCCCGCTCACTTCTGCCTCAGGCTATATCCAGATGCTCCAGGATTTTGATCTGCCTGAGGAAACCCGAGCCGAGTATCTGGAAATTGTCCAGCAGCGGATTCAGGCAGTGCGCAAGCTTTTAGACCAGCTTTTTGAATTTGCGCGCATCGAGGCGGATGAGCTGGTTCTTGCCGAGGAACCAGTCAACCTCGGCAATGTGCTGCGCGATACGCTGGCTTTGTTTTACAATGATTTCTGCAGTCAGGACAGCGAACCGGAAATCCAGATTCCTGATGATCCCTTTATCGTCACCGGTGATGCCGATGCCTTCAAACGGATTTTCAGCAACATCTTAAGCAATGCCCTGACCCACGGCGAAGGCCATTTTTCCATAAAAGCCGTATTAGCGGACTGCGCCATAAACATTACCTTTGAGAACAGTACGCACAGCATTACCCCCGACGATCTTCCATGTATTTTTGACCGCTTCTACACAACCGATGTGTCCAGAAGCCGTAAGACCACCGGCCTGGGCCTTTCCATCGCCAAACGCCTTGCCACCCGCATGGGCGGCAGCATTAGTGCGTCGCTTGACGATGATGTGTTTGGCATACATTTGCAGTTTTCTTTGAAATGA
- a CDS encoding dihydrofolate reductase family protein — MRDTTLFIAMSLDGYIADKNGKVDWLSGHTPDADDMTSYSEFIKDIDTVVMGYNTYHQIVTELSPGDWPYTGLTTYVLTHRSIPSTKAVKFANEDTCSLVRALKQETGSGIWICGGAGVVQPLIRAGMIDRFHLSMIPTILGDGIPLFETASTAIKLRLLETKSYNGITDLIYAPRQTS; from the coding sequence ATGAGAGATACAACGCTGTTTATTGCCATGAGCCTGGATGGCTATATTGCCGATAAAAACGGAAAAGTGGACTGGCTGAGCGGCCATACCCCAGACGCAGACGATATGACCAGCTATTCTGAATTTATCAAGGACATCGACACTGTTGTCATGGGCTATAACACCTATCACCAGATTGTCACAGAGCTTTCGCCCGGGGACTGGCCGTACACCGGCCTCACCACCTATGTCCTGACCCACAGAAGTATTCCTTCGACCAAGGCAGTCAAATTTGCCAATGAAGACACCTGTAGCCTTGTAAGGGCCTTAAAACAGGAGACTGGCAGCGGAATCTGGATCTGCGGTGGAGCCGGTGTGGTTCAGCCCCTTATACGCGCTGGCATGATCGACCGGTTTCATCTTTCAATGATTCCAACAATCCTTGGAGACGGCATCCCTCTCTTTGAAACAGCCAGCACAGCCATAAAGCTGAGGCTTCTCGAAACTAAAAGCTATAATGGCATCACCGACCTTATTTACGCGCCCAGGCAGACTTCATAA